CAGCAGCATTCTTCCTGTGCCTCTATCCGACTTGCTATCGATGTTCAGCTATGTCAATGCTCCTTTGATTGTCACCCCAAACGGAGTTGCTTCCCGGATGACTTTTTTACGCGCTTTAAATCGTGTAGTAGAAAACGATCTGCCGGTTGTTCCCGATAATGAAAAAAAGCTGAAAAGGATTCAGGAATTGGCAAAGCCTGTCTCTATTGATCCTTACAATATTTTAAAGCCTCTCGGTCCTCGTCTACCAATCGATCCTAACGCTGTCAGACCGAATGTCAGAAAGCCTGTCGTCAACTCTCAACCTTTTTCAGGTGTTCAAATCATCAAAGAAGATCTTAAGCCGCACTTCCCATTTAAGCCGCGTATTCCTTCTCATCGCAGCTCCCCCATTTGGAAACCTCAGGAATCTTCATCTACCTCCGAACCTCTTCCTGTGCCCAAGCCTACATGGACTCCGAAATCGCCTAATTCGTATCCTCCGGTTCAAACATACCCTGATAAGAAAAAACCTTCCGATGCGGAGAGCTCGCAATGGAAGCCCAGGCATCATTGGGGAGAGCCTCCTGTGCAGCGTCCGCCGATTTATCGTCCTCGCAATCGCCACTCTTCAGTAAAAACTTGGAAAGAGATGGACGAAAGAAACAGAGAAGAGTAGATAGTGTCGTCATGCCCTTTGATACAGATGTTCTAAAGGCATTTTCCACAAAACCTGGCGTTTATCTGATGAAAGACAAAGCGGGTAAGGTGATCTATGTTGGAAAAGCGAAGAACCTCAGACAACGTGTGCGGCAATACTTTGTCAAAGGAGGGGACGGACGCTTTATGATCCCTTTCCTTGTTTCGAAGGTTGAATCGATTGAGACTGTGGTTGTCAGCTCCGAAAAAGAAGCGCTTTTGTTAGAAAATAACCTGATCAAAAAGCACAAGCCGCGCTATAACGCCCTATTAAAAGATGATAAGAGCTACATTGCCTTGAAGCTTACACGTCACCACTGGCCGAGAATAGATCTTGTCCGATACAAAGGGAAGCCTAAAGCAGACGGCATTTATTTTGGTCCCTATGCGCATGCTGGTGCAGCACGCAAAACGCTTGATTTGCTCCATAAAATTTTTCCCTTGCGGCAGTGTTCCGATCAGGAGTTTGCTAGACGCAATCGTCCTTGTATTTTATACGATATTAAAAAGTGTGTCGCACCTTGTGTGGGCTATTGCAGTAAAGAGGAATATGACGAACTTGCTGCAAAAGCTGTTCGTTTTTTGCGTGGCAATGACAAAGAAGTGATTCGAGATCTTTACCGGAAAATGGAGAGGTGTTCTTCGGAAATGCAGTATGAGCAGGCAGCCGAAATTTATCGCACAATACAATCGATCGAAAAAACGGTGGAAGGACAGCATGTGGATAAACCTTTGGGTGTAGATGCGGATGCTTTGGGGCTTCATCGGGAAGGGGAGGAGGTGCTTCTTGCACTGCTCATGTTCAAAAGCGGGCGGCTGACTGGATCCAAATGTTTCAGCTTCCGTTCAATAGCTCAAGATGATCAAGAACTTGTCCAGTCTTTTATTTTCCAGCACTACGCAGATTTGCCCTCCTTGCCTCACGAAGTGATTGCGCCGTTGGATATCGAGGAAGGGGCAATCATTGCAGAGCATCTGTCTGAAGGAAGATCTAGGAAATTATCGATCATCTCTCCTAAGAGAGGAGAGAAACGTAAACTTGTTGAAATGGCGGCAATGAACGCTGAATCGGAATTTAGAAAAGAAAAAGATGCGGATGCGATTATTGAAAGAACGTTGCTGCAAATGCGGGATAAATTTCATCTGTCGCGGTACCCCAAACGGATTGAATGCTTTGACATTTCAACGATTTCAGGGGAGGAAACCGTAGCAACCAAGGTCGCTTTCCTCGATGGTAAAAAAGACGCTTCGGCTTATAGGAAATATAAGATTAAAACCCTGGATCGTCCAGATGATTATGGCGCAATGTATGAAGCATTGATCAGAAGATTTAGAAAAGCTGAAAAGGAAAATCATCTTCCAGACCTTCTTATGATCGATGGAGGAAAGGGACATTTAAACGTTGCGCTTAGAGTCCTTCAGGAATTAAATATTATTTCAGTCGATGTCATTGGCCTGGCAAAAGAGGATAGCCGGCATGATAAAGGTCAGACACTTGATCAGGTTTTCCTTCCAAATGTTAAAGATCCCCTTTTGCTTAGCAGGCACTCGCAAATTCTTTTTTTTCTGCAAAAAATCCGAGATGAGGCGCATCGCACTGCAATAGCCTTTCATCGAAAAAGAAGAAGTAAAGCTTTGATAAAAAGCGCTCTCGATGATGTTCCAGGCATTGGAAATGCACGTAAAAAAGCGCTTTTAAAACACTTTGGAAGTCTTAAAAAAATAAAAGAGGCTTCCATAGAGGAGTTGGTCTCTATCCCGGGAATATCTGAGCAGTTAGCCGAGCTAATCAGACGTTTGTAACATTTTCTTCTGTTCCAAAAGCTGTTCGATTGTATACGCCAATCGTCTTCCATCGGTCTGATGCCCTGAGAGATATTTAAATGGCGGGCAAACAGACCCTTTTTCCTGAAGTTCAAGAATGCGCTTGGAATCATTCAGCTGAGTGCGGGCATCAGAAATGGCTGTTTTGCTTATTGGCTTAATAAGGGGAAGCAAGCGACTGACTTTTTGATAGAGAAGAAGCGCTTTTTTTTCAGGGATCAGCCATAAGTCTACAGGATGCATAGAAGCAATGAATTTCCGCACAACTTTTTTCTTTTTGGATAATTTTTTATCTAAAGGAGATGGAAATCCTTCCCGTTTTGAAAGATATTTTTTGAGTTGTTGATGGGTCTTGATAGAATTTAATAGCTTCTCTTCATTTTGGCAAGATCCGCAAATACAGGAAAAAATGTTCCTTCTGGATAAATCGTATTTTTCTAAAGAAATTGGAAGAGTATAATTTTTGTTTTCTAGGAATGCTTTTCTGCACTTCTGTAGATCGTATACCAATCTAGCGTAGTTTCGCATCCAATCAACCGGAACAGCGGGTTCTTTTGTTTCAAGACAATGAATTTTCTCTTCCAAATGTTCGATCTTATCTAAGAGAGATAACCGGAGCTCGGTTTCTTTTTTTCCGAGAGCGAAAAATTCAGCGAGCTTTTCTGCAAACAGGGTTAAAGCCGCATATGGATGCAGATTGTTTAAAGAGGTTAAATGGATTAAATCCAATGCAGTAGAGCGGATCTGATTTTCGATGACGCAATCAACTGCATTGACGATAGCGGGCATTTCAATTGTGGAATTCATTGTGTGGTAAAGGTGCAGCTTTTGTGACATCAGCCTTTTTTCATCTTTGAGATTCGGTAAAATTGCAGAGTGCGCAGCGCTGCAGCAACAGCAGCTTGATTTTCCATGTTGAGAAAGTGTTTTCTCTTGCATCACGCTGCAATGTTCCTGAAAGTAGAAAAGAAGTTGGTAATAAAAGATTTGCATCCTTCGATAGGCGTGATCTATAACCACGTTGCGCCACTGCTTGAATTCAGAATCGCTCGGCCTGATTCCAGGCTTATGCGGGTATTCACTGCTTCTTGAAATTGTTATGTTTGATGAGTAAGCGTAATAAGTACGCTTCCGTTTGCGGTTTTTTCTCGGTTCGATGTTGCTGTTTTTCAAACATCTTAATACTGTTTGTTTAACAAGAGTTTCTTTTTCGTTGAATAATGAAAGACGAAATCCTTCTTTAAAAGCATAAGAGATGCAGGATGAGGAGATCGGGATCATCATAAACCTCCTTTTTTACATTTCGAATGAACTTTTTTGAATTAATTGACAATAAAATAATTTAAGTTGCGTTAATCCAAGAGAATTTGTTAAGATTCTGGCTCGTAAGAAAGCGATGATGGGGTATTAGCTCAGTTGGTTAGAGCGCCACGTTGACATCGTGGAGGTCAGCTGTTCGAGTCAGCTATATCCCATATTTTTTATCGTATGTTATATTCTTCAAAGCATCATCATCTAGTCGCAGCAGCTCTATTGGGGCGCTCCCTTTGCACTCTTTTCCCTCAGGCAAAAATATTGCACTTCGATCAAACAAAGAAGGGATTTTACTGTCTGTGTAAATTTCCTCATCCTTTTGATGATCAGGCTCTCAGAATGACTGAAGAGGAACTCAAAAGAACAATCCAGGAAAACTTAAAGATAGAAACTGTTGAAATGATGCGTGAAAACGCAGCCGTGTTGTTTGAACATCGCGGGCTGGAACCAATGGCCGATGAGATCAGAAAGGGATCTTCAACGATTATTGAATTAGTTCGGATCGAGGAGTTTTATGGAGTTTGTCCAAAACCTCATTTGTCAGGGACTAGGCAGGTTGGATCAATAAAACTCTTTTGGAAAAGAGAGGGGGAGTTGATCAAAATCGAAGGAATTGCCCGAGAGACCTCTAAGGATTTGAAACAATTTTTTAAAAATTTTGCAGCGTTTACTTCCCACGAAGAATTGGGAAAGGAAGCAGACCTTTTTTTTGTTGAGAAAAATTGCTGCTTTTGGGCGCCGAAAGGAGAGTTGATCCGAGAGATTCTCGTTCAGTGGTGGAAGTCTAGTCTTAGAGGATTAGGATTTTCTATTTTCAGCTCTTCCGGAGCTTCCATCACTGCTGATCCCCGTTTTGAGTACGGCTGTCAACTGGCAGAGATCTCTGAAAAAAAGAGAGATGAAGAGCTCTCTATGGAAGGTGGACTGTATGATTTGCCATGGGCAACTTCGGATCGATTTTGGTGGGCTTTGGATGAAAAATCAGCCTTGGCTAATGTGAATTCCTGCTTGCATTTCATTAAGAAAACCGTTAATATGATGGCCATTGACTGCTCGTGGATTTTCTATAACAACTTGTTGAAATCCCGTCGTTGTCAAAAAAATAGGGATTTGAGCATTGAAATCCTCTCTCAATCGCTGGAAATAAGTGGAATTGAGACATTCAGGCAGAACGAGTCGTTCCAGAAGTATTCGGCCATTGAGGCCAGGTTTACAGATTCGTTAGGCAGAGAATGGTCAGGGCCAAGGATTGAGTTGCGGGATGCTAGCGGCTTTCAGATCGATCAATCGATGGATTCATTTGTTTTGGTTGGATCGGTGTTTAGGTCATTGGAAAGCTTAATCGCACTCCTTTTGGAGTCTTCGAAGGGTGAGCTGCCATTTTGGCTGGCTCCCGAGCAGGTTAGGATTTTGCCTGTTAAGCAAGAAGATGTTGCGTGGGCCGTGGAGATCGCTGAAGAGTTGATTGAAAATGGTTATCGGGTACATTGCGATGCGGATCCAGGCTCGCTTTCGGAGAAAGTGAGCGTAGCAAATCAATACAAGGTTCCCTATATTGTAGTCGTAGGGAAAAGAGAGAGAGAAGAACAGGCTGTTTCCGTAAGGTGTAGCTCAAAAGGAAATAAAGCAAGTGTTGTCTCTTTCGAATTGTTTATGGAAGAGCTGAAAAAACAAAGAGAAAAAGCTCAATTCCCTATTAATTAATGACTAAGTGAAAACTGGAGAGAAGCAATAGTTTGAGAATTAACCGAGAAATTCGCGCGCCTAAGGTAAGAGTGATTAGCTCGACAGGCGAGCAGGTAGGGATTATGAGTCCCAGAGATGCCTTGAAAAGAGCAGAAGATGAAGGGCTTGATCTCGTGGAGATTGCGCCCAACGCAAATCCTCCCGTTTGTAAGATCATTGACTATGGAAAGTTCCGATATGATCAGACTAAACGGGAAAAAGAAAGTAAAAAGGCCTCCCACCAGATCAAGGTAAAGGAGGTCAAAGTAAAACCGAATATTAATGAGCACGATCTCCAAACGAAGATGAGGCATGCAAAAGATTTTCTTGAGAAAGGAAATAAGGTTAAGGTGACCTGCATGTTCAGAGGGCGTGAAATGGCTCATAAAAGCATTGGAGAACGGTTGATTCAAAGGATTGTTGAAGATCTGAATGAGGTGGCCGTTTGCGAAACACCAATGAAAATGTTCGGGCGTTTTTTAACAGTGGTCTTGGCGCCACATAAAAATAAGAAGTGATGAGAAAGCCATGCCTAAATTGAAAACCAAGAAGGCCGTGGCGGCCAGATTCAAACTGACGGGAAAGGGAAAATTGCTTAGACAAAGACCCGGCCTGCGTCACATTATGACCAAGAAGACGCCAAAGCGAAAACGTCAACTGGCCAAACCGGCACTAGTCAGCGATAGCCAGTTAAAGACTTATAAGCGCTTAATGTGCGTCTCATAATAGTGGAGGTTAGCAATGGTTAGAGCAACCAATGCTGTAGCGACACGTCGAAGAAAGAAAAGGCTCTTAAAGCGGGCGAAAGGGTTTTGGGGGGATCGTAAAAATCACCTCAAAATGACTAAAGATGCCGTGATGCGTGCATTAGCATTTAACTATGTGCACAGGAAGCAGAAAAAACGCGACTTCAGAAAGCTCTGGATCACACGTTTATCTGCGGCAGCAAAAATTCACGGAATATCTTATAGCAAACTCGTTCACGGCTTGAAAAGGTCTCGATGTGAGCTAGACAGAAAGATGTTAGCCGATATGGCAATTAGCGATCCGGACGGTTTCAAACAAGTCGTCGGTCGCGCTAAAGAAGCGTTAGCGTAAATCTAACTTTAGGGAATGTCATCAAACTGATGGCATTCCCTTCCTATATGAAGTCATGCAAGCAGAAATCGAAACATTAAAAAAGACATTTACGGCAGAAATCGATCAGGCATGCTCTACAGCATCTCTGGAAGAGTTGAAAATTAAGTACCTGGGACGTAAAGGGCCGGTGCAGGATTTGATGAAATCTCTTAAAAATGCATCGAAAGAGGAGAGGCCTGCGCTTGGCAAGTTGATTAACGATCTCAAGGAAGAGATTTCGAATGGCATTAACGGAAAATATGACGACTTATTGATTGTGGAAGAGGATCGAAAGATCAAAGAGGAAACTATCGATATCACTCTCCCGGGAAAGCGTCGTTTCTCCGGACGGAAACATGTCATTACCCAATCTATCGATACGATTTTAGAAATTTTGATTGGAATGGGATTTTCGGTCCAGTATGGTCCGGATATCGATACCGATTACTACAATTACGAAGCATTGAATTTTCCTGAAGATCATCCTGCTAGGGATATGCAGGATACCTTTTACATTACAGACAATGTTTTACTTCGCTCCCATACAAGCAACGTTCAAACTCGTGTGATGGAATCAGCAGAGCCTCCCATACGGATCATTGCCCCGGGAAAAACGTATAGAAATGAGACGATTACGGCAAGATCGCATGTCTTTTTTCATCAAATTGAGGCTCTGTACATCGATAAAGGCGTCACTTTTGGCGATTTGTTGTCTACGCTTGACGAATTTTTATCCAAGTTATTCGATCACGATGTCAAAACACGTTATCGGCCAAGTTATTTCCCATTTGTCGAACCGGGCTTGGAAGTGGATGTCAGTTGTTTATCGTGCAGCGGTAAAGGGTGTACTCTTTGCAAGCATACCGGTTGGCTTGAGGTTGCTGGTGCGGGCATGGTTCATCCTGAAGTTCTCAAAAATGGAAATATCGATCCGGAGATTTATACAGGATACGCTTGGGGACTAGGTGTGGAAAGATTAGCAATGTTAAAGCATGGGATTAAGGATATTCGACTATTCACGGAAAACCACATCCGGTTTTTAGAACAATTTCCGGCAATATAAATGATTTCATCTACTGTTTTAGAATCGGGGATAAAGCTTGTCGATTTTATCCACCAGAAGCTGCAAGGCAAACATTCTCTTCGAAAAATTAAGCGTGCCATTGAAAACAATCATGTTTGTGTTAATGGGGCAGTGGAGAGATTTTACAGTTTTCAACTTTCCAAAGGCGATTTAGTTGAATTCGATGATTCTGTGCTTGAAAAATCGGAAAGTGAAAAACCGGTTCCCGAACGGGATGCGATCCTATTTGAAGACGATCATCTCCTGATTTACAACAAGCCCTCAGGCATGAATTCAGATGAATTCGGATTGGGAAAATTCTTCCCCTCTTTCCCGCTTATTCACCGATTGGATAAAGAGACGACGGGGTGTATTATGTTTGCCAAATATCCCAAAGTCAAAAATCGCATGATCGAATTATTTAAAGGAAAGAAAATTTCCAAGCATTATTTGGCGGTTGTTGATGGTGTCCCCAATAAGCGCGAAGGCGTAGAAGAGTCGTTTATTGGCCAAATTTCATCTAATCCCGGAAGTATTAAATGGGGAAACGTCTCTCCAAAGCAGGGGCAGCATGCGAAAACCCAATGGATGATTGAAAAGAGGGGAAAGGAAGCTGCATTATTAAAGATGCAGCCGATTACAGGGCGTACCCACCAGCTGCGCGTCCATGCGGCTCAGATGGGGCATCCGATTTTAGGGGATTTCCGTTATTGCCGCCATTTTAAGTGTTCCTATCAGCCCTCAAGAACTTTGCTTCACGCTTATACACTGCATTTTCCCCATCCGATTTTAGATGCTTACCTAAAAATTAAAGCGCCGATCCCTGCAGACATGAAACAAGCAATCAGACAAACGTGTAGATGAGAGCGCTTATCGTAAAAACTTCATCCTTAGGCGATATCATTCATGCGTTTCCTGTTGCGGCGTATTTGCAAGATAGATGTCCCGGAATATTGATCGATTGGGTTGTCGAACAGCCTTTTTCCGAATTGGTCCGCTCCCATCCTTATGTTCACTCTGTTTATACAGTCCATACCAAGAAGTGGCGCAAAGGACGTGGCTGGAAAGAGATTGCGGCAATTAGAAAACAGTTGAAATCGCAGAGTTGGGATGTCGTTTTCGATCTACAGGGAAATTCAAAATCGGCCATTCTCACTCATTGGGCAAATAGTTCGGATAAAGTGGGGTATGGTGATCGTTTAGTTTTTGAAAAGCCGAATCTCTGGGTGACAACGCATCAATACGACCCTCCTCCAGAGGCCAATGTAAGGGAAGAGAACCTGTTTCTCGTTCGTTCGTATTTGCAAGATAAGGCTCCGTTTCAAAGCAAAGCGGTCTATTTAAACATCTCGACAGAAGAAGAAGAGTTAGTCGACCAAATCGATCGACGTTTGCCGAATCAACGCAAGGTCATGGTATGTCCAGGTTCTGCTTGGCTGAGTAAGCAAGTTGAGCAAAAGGCGCTTGTCTGCTTTCTTAAACAGATCCCTAAGACTCACTTTTTACTCATTTGGGGAAGCGATTCGGAAAGAGAGGCAGTTGATTTTCTCCATCGTGAAATTCCCAATAGCTCTGTGATGGATCGCTTTTCCATACCCGTATTGCAAAATCTCATGGGCCGTGTTGATGAGGTGATCGCTATGGATTCGCTGCCATTGCACCTAGCTGCCACAATTGATGTTCCTACCTATAGTGTATTTGGAGCATCAAGCGCTCAAAAATATAAGCCTTTCGGAAAGAAGCATAGAGCCTTTCAGGGAGTCTGTCCTTATGGAAGGACGTTTTCCAGAAGATGTCCTATTTTAAGAACTTGTGAAACAGGGGCTTGCATTCGTTCGTTAACTGGCGATGAACTTTTTGAGCATTATTCGAGCTCTAAAATCTGAACATGTCCCTTTCGGGTCAGAGTATAGATAGATCTTCCAATCGGAGAAAGAAGAATCCCTTTTTGAAGCAGGCGCTGCACTTGTTCTTTGCGGAGTTGAATTCCGTTTTGCTCTTTCCAAAGCACATAATCGCATCCTTTATTCCAGGCGGAACACCCAAATCCTTTTTTTCCCTCTATCATGGGTTCGTTACATTTTGGACAAGGACCGAGTTGCTCTTCACAAATTTGATTGACATCGCTTGTTTTGATGATCTCTTTTGTAAATTGTTCGATGTTTTTCATAAATTCTTCTGAAGAGTAGTTTCCGGTTTCGATCGCTTTGAGCTTTGACTCCCATTCTCCAGTCAGTTGTGCAGATTTTAAAGCGGGACTTTGAATTAATGAGATGAGAAACTTCCCGCTGCTTGTTGATTTCAGATTTTTTTTCTCTCTTTTCACATAGCCTCTGGCAATCAACGTTTCGATAATGGCAGCTCTTGTTGCCGGGGTGCCAATTCCTTTATCTTTGAGAAGTTCTCTTTGTTTTGGGTCGTCTACTTGTTTTCCGGCTGCTGCCATAGCGCCTAGCAAGGAGTTTTCCGTATAGCTTTTGGGCGGCTGAGTTTTTCCTTCTTTTAAATAAGGGGATTGGGGCCCGCTTTCTCCTTTGACAAACGCGGGAAGAAGATCTTTTTTCTCTTCATTTTTTGAATAGAGCTTTGTCCATCCCGGATCTTTGATCACCGTTCCTTTAGCTGTGAATTTCAACGTTTGCACAACAGCTTCGGCAACGACTGTTTCTTTTAAACAAGGGGGATAAAAAGCGGCAAGAAGACGCGTATGAATTGTATCGAATACTTGCGCTTGGATAGTAGGGATCTGTTTGGGGTTTTGTCCTGTGGGAATGATTGCGTGGTGATCGGTGACTTTTTTATCGTCGATAATTCTCTTTGTGAAGTTAAGCTGATTCAGATCCAGAGCTTCTGTTTCTTCGGGTTTGAGTGGTTGAAGACTTCTCAAAGCATTGACAACATCTTTCTTCATCTCTTTATTGAGGTATTGCGAATCTGTTCTAGGGTAGGTGATCAGTTTGCTTTCATACAGAGACTGAGCGGCTTTTAAAGTGTCGGCAGCAGATATTCCAAAACGTTTGTTCATTTCCCGTTGCAGCTCTGTTAAGTCAAACAATTGAGGAGGCATCTGTTTTTCGTTTTTCTTTTTGATCCCTTCAATTCTTAACAGAGCGTCTTTGATCGTATCCAGGAGAGCTTCGCCCTCCTCTTTTTTCGAAAAACGCTGTCCGTTGTATTTAAACGCTGCATCCCGATATGTTGTCATAAGCTCCCAAAAAGGCTCTGATTGAAAAAAGGCAATCTCATCGTCTCTTTCGGTAATCATCGCAAGGACAGGAGTTTGTACACGGCCTAAGCTCCACAAGGTTCCTTTGCCGTAGCGTATGGTCAAGTTCCTTGTGCCATTCAATCCAACGATCCAATCTGCTTCGCTGCGGCAACGGGCAGCCTGGAAAAGGTGTTGATATTCAGAGCCGGCCTTCATTTTTTCAAATGCTGTTTTAATGGCTTCAGGAGTTAAGGAATTCAGCCACAAGCGTTGAAACGGCTTTTCTTCCAGGTTGCACCATTGCATGATGTAGCGGAAAATCAGCTCGCCTTCCCTTCCGGCATCAGTTGCACAGATGATTCGGTTTGCTTGGACGAGCAATTTTTTTAGAATTCCCAGCTGCTTTTTTGCTCCTTCGTCGCCGATTTCAGTTAACTCAAACGGCTTTGGAAGAAGAGGCAGTGTTTCAAGCGACCACTGCTTCCATTGAGGATGATACTCTTCAGGTTTTTTCAATCCTACAAGATGCCCAAAAGCCCAAGTGATCTTATATCCGTTGCCTTCGATATATCCCTCTTTGCGCGAGGCGGCCCCTAAATGTTCGGCAAGATCGCGGGCAACAGAAGGTTTTTCGGCAACAACAACGTTCATGTTTTAAAAATTTAACTTCCTTTCACCCTTTCCCATGCGTCATAGTACAAACGCACATCCGATCCAAGGTCCCGAATTTTTTCCATTGCTTTCAGCTGATCTTCCGAGGGAAATAAAATCGGGTTTTCCCTTAAATGTTTCGGAAGTAATTGATAGCTGCTTGGAATCGGTGTTAATGCATGCGTACGTTGGATATTTAATGCCGCAGCTTTTGGAGCAATCATGTAATTGATGAAGGCATGGGCGAGTTCCGGCTCAGGGGAGTGCTCAGAAATTGTGATATAGTCAATCGATAAGATCGCCCCTTCCTCAGGAAAGCTAAACTTCACCAGGTCAGCTTCCACCTGGACTTGGAGGATATCGCTGGAATAGGATTGGCAGATAAGGAATTCGCTGTTGATGAGGCCGTTTTTGTACTGCTCGCTTTCAAATTTTGCTAAATTTTGCTTCCATTTGATGACAAGATCTGCAGCAGATTCAATAGCGTTTTTGTCTGTTGAGTTGACACTGTGGCCCAATGTTCTCAATGCTGCGCCTAAGGCTTCGCGGGTGTCGTTAAGCATTGTCATTCGGCCGATATATTCCTTCGAACCGAAAATGTTGTAAGAAGAAGGGGGAGGAGCGACCTGGTCGGACCGGTATCCGAGGCCGGAGTACGAAAGCATAAAAGGGATGCCGTAGGGGTCGCTTTCTGAATTGAAATAGTGCGGATCCAGATAAAGGTGATTGGGGATCAAATCGAAGTTAAGCGGCTTGACCATTCCTTGTTTGGACATGATCTCTAAGTAGTAATTGCTGGGGAATAGAATGTCGTATGAAGAATTTCCCAGCTTAACTTTTGCATACATCGATTCATTTGAGTCGTACAGATCGATGACTACATGGCAGTTAAACTCTTTTTCAAATTCATGAACAAGGCGTGTATCCAGCATTTCGCTCCATGTAAAAATATGAAGAGTGCGCTGACGGTTATCTTCACATGACGATAGAATCA
This genomic window from Waddlia chondrophila WSU 86-1044 contains:
- the uvrC gene encoding excinuclease ABC subunit UvrC; amino-acid sequence: MPFDTDVLKAFSTKPGVYLMKDKAGKVIYVGKAKNLRQRVRQYFVKGGDGRFMIPFLVSKVESIETVVVSSEKEALLLENNLIKKHKPRYNALLKDDKSYIALKLTRHHWPRIDLVRYKGKPKADGIYFGPYAHAGAARKTLDLLHKIFPLRQCSDQEFARRNRPCILYDIKKCVAPCVGYCSKEEYDELAAKAVRFLRGNDKEVIRDLYRKMERCSSEMQYEQAAEIYRTIQSIEKTVEGQHVDKPLGVDADALGLHREGEEVLLALLMFKSGRLTGSKCFSFRSIAQDDQELVQSFIFQHYADLPSLPHEVIAPLDIEEGAIIAEHLSEGRSRKLSIISPKRGEKRKLVEMAAMNAESEFRKEKDADAIIERTLLQMRDKFHLSRYPKRIECFDISTISGEETVATKVAFLDGKKDASAYRKYKIKTLDRPDDYGAMYEALIRRFRKAEKENHLPDLLMIDGGKGHLNVALRVLQELNIISVDVIGLAKEDSRHDKGQTLDQVFLPNVKDPLLLSRHSQILFFLQKIRDEAHRTAIAFHRKRRSKALIKSALDDVPGIGNARKKALLKHFGSLKKIKEASIEELVSIPGISEQLAELIRRL
- a CDS encoding His/Gly/Thr/Pro-type tRNA ligase C-terminal domain-containing protein, which gives rise to MLYSSKHHHLVAAALLGRSLCTLFPQAKILHFDQTKKGFYCLCKFPHPFDDQALRMTEEELKRTIQENLKIETVEMMRENAAVLFEHRGLEPMADEIRKGSSTIIELVRIEEFYGVCPKPHLSGTRQVGSIKLFWKREGELIKIEGIARETSKDLKQFFKNFAAFTSHEELGKEADLFFVEKNCCFWAPKGELIREILVQWWKSSLRGLGFSIFSSSGASITADPRFEYGCQLAEISEKKRDEELSMEGGLYDLPWATSDRFWWALDEKSALANVNSCLHFIKKTVNMMAIDCSWIFYNNLLKSRRCQKNRDLSIEILSQSLEISGIETFRQNESFQKYSAIEARFTDSLGREWSGPRIELRDASGFQIDQSMDSFVLVGSVFRSLESLIALLLESSKGELPFWLAPEQVRILPVKQEDVAWAVEIAEELIENGYRVHCDADPGSLSEKVSVANQYKVPYIVVVGKREREEQAVSVRCSSKGNKASVVSFELFMEELKKQREKAQFPIN
- the infC gene encoding translation initiation factor IF-3, with the translated sequence MRINREIRAPKVRVISSTGEQVGIMSPRDALKRAEDEGLDLVEIAPNANPPVCKIIDYGKFRYDQTKREKESKKASHQIKVKEVKVKPNINEHDLQTKMRHAKDFLEKGNKVKVTCMFRGREMAHKSIGERLIQRIVEDLNEVAVCETPMKMFGRFLTVVLAPHKNKK
- the rpmI gene encoding 50S ribosomal protein L35, yielding MPKLKTKKAVAARFKLTGKGKLLRQRPGLRHIMTKKTPKRKRQLAKPALVSDSQLKTYKRLMCVS
- the rplT gene encoding 50S ribosomal protein L20, producing MVRATNAVATRRRKKRLLKRAKGFWGDRKNHLKMTKDAVMRALAFNYVHRKQKKRDFRKLWITRLSAAAKIHGISYSKLVHGLKRSRCELDRKMLADMAISDPDGFKQVVGRAKEALA
- the pheS gene encoding phenylalanine--tRNA ligase subunit alpha, whose protein sequence is MQAEIETLKKTFTAEIDQACSTASLEELKIKYLGRKGPVQDLMKSLKNASKEERPALGKLINDLKEEISNGINGKYDDLLIVEEDRKIKEETIDITLPGKRRFSGRKHVITQSIDTILEILIGMGFSVQYGPDIDTDYYNYEALNFPEDHPARDMQDTFYITDNVLLRSHTSNVQTRVMESAEPPIRIIAPGKTYRNETITARSHVFFHQIEALYIDKGVTFGDLLSTLDEFLSKLFDHDVKTRYRPSYFPFVEPGLEVDVSCLSCSGKGCTLCKHTGWLEVAGAGMVHPEVLKNGNIDPEIYTGYAWGLGVERLAMLKHGIKDIRLFTENHIRFLEQFPAI
- a CDS encoding RluA family pseudouridine synthase, whose amino-acid sequence is MISSTVLESGIKLVDFIHQKLQGKHSLRKIKRAIENNHVCVNGAVERFYSFQLSKGDLVEFDDSVLEKSESEKPVPERDAILFEDDHLLIYNKPSGMNSDEFGLGKFFPSFPLIHRLDKETTGCIMFAKYPKVKNRMIELFKGKKISKHYLAVVDGVPNKREGVEESFIGQISSNPGSIKWGNVSPKQGQHAKTQWMIEKRGKEAALLKMQPITGRTHQLRVHAAQMGHPILGDFRYCRHFKCSYQPSRTLLHAYTLHFPHPILDAYLKIKAPIPADMKQAIRQTCR
- a CDS encoding glycosyltransferase family 9 protein produces the protein MRALIVKTSSLGDIIHAFPVAAYLQDRCPGILIDWVVEQPFSELVRSHPYVHSVYTVHTKKWRKGRGWKEIAAIRKQLKSQSWDVVFDLQGNSKSAILTHWANSSDKVGYGDRLVFEKPNLWVTTHQYDPPPEANVREENLFLVRSYLQDKAPFQSKAVYLNISTEEEELVDQIDRRLPNQRKVMVCPGSAWLSKQVEQKALVCFLKQIPKTHFLLIWGSDSEREAVDFLHREIPNSSVMDRFSIPVLQNLMGRVDEVIAMDSLPLHLAATIDVPTYSVFGASSAQKYKPFGKKHRAFQGVCPYGRTFSRRCPILRTCETGACIRSLTGDELFEHYSSSKI